Proteins encoded together in one Kutzneria kofuensis window:
- a CDS encoding FAD-dependent oxidoreductase: MTASQMRVDLLVVGFGKGGKTLAAAMGKRGFQVAMVERSEQMYGGTCINIGCVPTKALVHEADLRRPQDDAEDWYRHAVKNTSDLTGLMRGNNFRMLDTLDTVTVITGRARFADPHTVEVTAGADRLTVRADTIVINTGAEPVTGGFAIGGRVVTSTELIATPELPRRLVVVGGGYVGVEFAAMYARFGAEVTVLDHAPHILHREDRDVATVAADILRGQGITLVGEADVTDVTDLGSHAAVTYRQNGVSTTIDADAVLVALGRKPATADLGLDAAGVQVTATGAVAVDDHLRTSQRHIFAVGDVNGGPQFTYVSLDDHRIVLDQLVGAGTRSTADRVAVPNTVFLTPPLARVGLTETQARTAGHAIRVASKLVAQLAASPRPKIVHETRGLMKFVVDAATDQILGAALLCADAQELINLVALAMRHGITASELRDTIYTHPSSTEAFTEVLAGLA; the protein is encoded by the coding sequence ATGACGGCGTCGCAGATGAGGGTCGACCTCCTCGTGGTCGGCTTCGGCAAGGGCGGCAAGACCCTCGCCGCGGCCATGGGCAAGCGCGGTTTCCAGGTCGCGATGGTCGAGCGGTCCGAGCAGATGTACGGCGGCACCTGCATCAACATCGGGTGCGTGCCGACCAAGGCGCTGGTGCACGAGGCGGACCTGCGCCGTCCGCAGGACGACGCCGAGGACTGGTACCGACATGCCGTCAAGAACACGAGCGACCTGACGGGCCTGATGCGCGGCAACAACTTCCGCATGCTCGACACCCTCGACACCGTCACGGTGATCACCGGTCGCGCCCGCTTCGCCGACCCGCACACGGTCGAGGTGACCGCGGGCGCCGACCGCCTGACGGTCCGGGCCGACACGATCGTGATCAACACCGGCGCCGAGCCCGTCACCGGCGGCTTCGCCATCGGCGGCCGGGTGGTCACCAGCACCGAACTCATCGCCACCCCCGAGCTGCCCCGGCGGCTGGTGGTCGTGGGCGGCGGCTACGTGGGTGTCGAGTTCGCCGCCATGTACGCCCGGTTCGGGGCGGAGGTCACGGTGCTCGACCACGCGCCGCACATCCTGCACCGCGAGGACCGCGACGTCGCGACCGTCGCGGCGGACATCCTCCGCGGGCAGGGAATCACGCTGGTCGGCGAGGCCGATGTCACCGACGTGACCGACCTGGGGAGCCACGCCGCCGTCACCTACCGGCAGAACGGCGTCTCGACCACCATCGATGCCGATGCCGTGCTCGTCGCGCTGGGCCGCAAGCCCGCCACGGCAGACCTCGGGCTCGACGCCGCCGGGGTTCAGGTCACCGCGACCGGCGCGGTCGCCGTCGACGACCACCTGCGCACGAGCCAGCGGCACATCTTCGCCGTGGGCGACGTCAACGGCGGGCCGCAGTTCACCTACGTCTCGCTCGACGACCACCGCATCGTGCTCGACCAGCTCGTCGGGGCCGGCACCCGCAGCACCGCCGACCGGGTCGCCGTGCCGAACACGGTCTTCCTGACCCCGCCGCTGGCCCGCGTCGGCCTCACCGAGACCCAGGCGAGGACCGCCGGCCACGCGATCCGCGTCGCGAGCAAACTCGTCGCGCAGCTGGCCGCGTCGCCGCGGCCCAAGATCGTCCACGAGACCCGTGGGCTGATGAAGTTCGTGGTGGACGCCGCGACCGACCAGATCCTCGGCGCCGCCCTGCTCTGCGCGGACGCCCAGGAACTGATCAACCTGGTGGCGCTGGCGATGCGGCACGGGATCACCGCCTCCGAACTGCGCGACACCATCTACACCCATCCGTCGTCGACCGAGGCGTTCACCGAGGTCCTGGCCGGGCTGGCGTGA
- a CDS encoding NADPH:quinone reductase — protein sequence MRAAWCDRQGPAHEVLRVGELPTPEPAEGEVRVRVAVSGIHVGDLGKRQGWWGSTMAFPRVVPHGDGAGVIDAVGPGVPADRIGERVWVYLAQSYRPFGTAAEYVTVPAGHAVPLPAKVPFEQGAVLGIPGITGHRAIMADGPVDGLRVLVAGPVGAVGRACVAVARRAGATVIGLVRNPADVDTALAAGAHHVVRGDQATGDLIAEIQDLTDGHGVDRIADLAFDSAIATYVELAAYHAVIATYATREPGPSVPFWPLAFKNVTVRFLSNDDFPETANQEAAADLTAALVDGDLRYPVAARFPLDRIADAHDEVTRVGGGGRVVLDLSGHSDV from the coding sequence ATGCGCGCGGCGTGGTGCGACCGGCAGGGGCCGGCGCACGAGGTGCTTCGGGTCGGTGAACTGCCGACGCCGGAACCCGCCGAGGGCGAGGTTCGCGTCCGCGTGGCCGTGTCCGGGATCCATGTCGGAGACCTGGGCAAGCGCCAGGGCTGGTGGGGCTCCACCATGGCGTTCCCGCGCGTGGTGCCGCACGGCGACGGCGCCGGCGTCATCGACGCCGTCGGCCCCGGTGTGCCGGCCGACCGGATCGGCGAGCGGGTGTGGGTGTACCTGGCCCAGTCCTACCGTCCTTTCGGGACCGCGGCCGAGTACGTGACGGTTCCGGCCGGCCACGCGGTGCCGTTGCCCGCGAAGGTGCCGTTCGAGCAGGGGGCGGTGCTCGGCATCCCGGGCATCACCGGCCACCGCGCGATCATGGCCGACGGGCCGGTCGACGGTCTGCGCGTGCTGGTGGCCGGGCCGGTCGGAGCCGTCGGCCGGGCCTGCGTCGCCGTCGCCCGGCGCGCCGGCGCGACCGTCATCGGCCTGGTGCGCAATCCCGCCGACGTGGACACCGCCCTCGCGGCCGGCGCCCACCACGTCGTACGCGGTGATCAAGCTACCGGCGACCTCATCGCCGAGATCCAGGACCTCACCGACGGGCACGGCGTGGACCGCATCGCCGACCTGGCCTTCGACAGCGCCATCGCCACCTACGTGGAGTTGGCCGCCTACCACGCCGTCATCGCCACGTACGCCACCCGCGAGCCGGGGCCGTCGGTTCCGTTCTGGCCGTTGGCGTTCAAGAACGTGACCGTTCGGTTCCTCAGCAACGACGATTTCCCCGAGACGGCCAACCAGGAGGCCGCCGCCGACCTCACGGCCGCACTCGTCGACGGTGACCTGCGCTATCCCGTCGCGGCGCGGTTTCCCCTCGACCGAATCGCCGATGCGCATGACGAAGTCACCCGCGTCGGCGGAGGCGGCCGTGTCGTGCTCGACCTGTCGGGGCACTCTGATGTCTGA
- a CDS encoding low temperature requirement protein A yields MSEQPRTTRRWHRPMLARDTAERHRVSTPLELLFDLCFVVAVSAAGVQLHHSLGEGDAGHGIVLYLVVFFSIWWGWVNFTWFASAFDTNDVPYRIATFVQILGALVVAAGVPAAWHDDMTTMVVGYLLMRLSTVGQWLRVARQDPLYRSPALRSAVGITVVQVGWVLRLAVPEPWFVPSFLTLLVAELVVPVWAERTIATTWPWHARHISERYGLFTLIVLGESVLAASNALQAALGSGQSLGELVSVGVAGLVIVFGMWWLYFDQPGHVRLAQFRQGYTWGYGHYMIFGSAAAVGVGLELVIDDATHAGHLGAAATAFTLTVPIALYLLSVWLLHIGPRNAHRTVALGYPVAAVLVIAMSFTPLPALLTALVLASLVAATAATSHGHLLPD; encoded by the coding sequence ATGTCTGAGCAACCGCGGACCACCCGCCGGTGGCACCGGCCGATGCTCGCCCGTGACACCGCCGAGCGGCACCGGGTCTCCACCCCGTTGGAGCTGCTGTTCGACCTGTGCTTCGTGGTCGCCGTCAGCGCGGCCGGCGTGCAGCTGCACCATTCCCTGGGCGAGGGCGATGCCGGCCACGGCATCGTCCTCTACCTGGTCGTGTTCTTCTCGATCTGGTGGGGCTGGGTCAACTTCACCTGGTTCGCGTCGGCGTTCGACACCAACGACGTGCCCTACCGGATCGCCACCTTCGTGCAGATCCTGGGCGCGCTGGTGGTCGCGGCCGGGGTGCCCGCGGCCTGGCACGACGACATGACGACCATGGTCGTCGGCTATCTGCTGATGCGGCTGTCCACCGTCGGGCAATGGCTGCGGGTGGCGAGGCAGGACCCGCTGTACCGGTCGCCCGCGCTGCGGTCCGCGGTCGGTATCACCGTCGTCCAGGTCGGGTGGGTGCTGCGGCTCGCCGTGCCGGAGCCCTGGTTCGTCCCGAGCTTCCTGACGCTGCTGGTGGCCGAGCTGGTGGTGCCCGTGTGGGCGGAGCGGACCATCGCCACCACCTGGCCCTGGCACGCGCGTCACATCAGTGAGCGGTACGGCCTGTTCACCCTGATCGTGCTGGGCGAGTCGGTGCTCGCGGCCAGCAACGCGTTGCAGGCGGCGCTGGGCAGCGGCCAGTCGCTCGGGGAGCTGGTCTCGGTCGGGGTGGCCGGCCTGGTGATCGTCTTCGGGATGTGGTGGCTGTATTTCGACCAGCCGGGGCACGTGCGGTTGGCCCAGTTCCGGCAGGGCTACACCTGGGGCTACGGCCACTACATGATCTTCGGTTCCGCCGCCGCGGTCGGCGTCGGCCTGGAGCTGGTGATCGACGACGCCACGCACGCCGGTCACCTCGGCGCCGCGGCGACCGCGTTCACGCTGACGGTGCCCATCGCGCTGTACCTGCTCAGCGTCTGGCTGCTGCACATCGGGCCGCGCAACGCGCACCGCACCGTCGCCCTCGGGTACCCGGTCGCCGCCGTGCTCGTGATCGCGATGTCGTTCACGCCCCTGCCCGCGCTCCTCACGGCACTGGTTCTGGCGTCGCTCGTTGCGGCGACCGCAGCGACATCCCACGGCCACCTGTTGCCGGACTAG